Genomic window (Candidatus Bathyarchaeia archaeon):
TCCAAACGCCTAAAAAACGAGGCAATAGAGCTCAAAAAGCTTAGGGATGCAGCAAATGCTGAGGTTAAAAAGCTGAAGGAGCAGAAAGCCCAAATAAGGATGGAAATAGCCCAGAAAGTCAAGGAGCTCAAAAGCCTACAAAGCGAAATCAAAAGTTTGACGGCAAGAAAACCCTCAAAAAGCGCTAGCACCCTCCAAAAGGAAATCGAAGCCGTAGAATGGAAGATTCAGACAACCCCTTTAAGCCTTCAAGAGGAGAAGCAGCTCGTCGAAAAAGTCAAACAACTGGAAGCCCAGCTGAACATTCATAGAAGGATTGAACAGTTAAGCCTGAAAAGGCTTGAGCTGACAGCGGAACTCAAAGCCCTTGAGGCAAGGGTCAAAAGCATAAACGAGAAAATCATGAGTGAAGCTGGAAAGAGCCAGGCAATTCACGAAGAAATGATCAAAAAGCTTGAAGAGGCGAAAAAGCTTAAGGCCGAAGCTGAAAGCGTTCATAGGCTTTTTCTACAAGTGAAAGAGAAGACTTCGCCGATTAAAGAAGAAATGGAGAGAATAGTCGAGGAGATAAGGCGGCAAAAAGAGGAGATAGCCCTAGCGGAGGCGGAGGAACGGAGAAAAAGCGAGGAAAGTCTCCTAGAAAACATTGCAAAGCAGGCGTTAGAGAAGCTTAAGCGCGGCGAAAAGCTGACATGGGAAGAATTCAGAATATTAGCGGAGAAAGGTTTAGCATAAAATTAAAGTAGTCTCGTCCATTTATTGATTGGGAACAGAGAAAGATGAAGGAGAAAGCCGAGGAGAAAAGGATTCTTATTCTATGCGTTGACAGGGACGGGGATCTGGGCGCAAAGACGGAAATTAAGACACCGTTGATTGGTAGGGAGCAAAATCTCAACGCCGCTGTGGCTTTGGCGCTGAAGGATCCAGAGGAATCCGATGCAAACGCCATGTTTGAGGCTGTGCGCCTCTATGACCGCCTCGTCGGCGAAGCAAAACCGGAAGAAGTTTTTGAAATAGCCACTATATCAGGGTCGGAGTTAGGCGGTGTCGGCGCCGACAGAAAAATTGTGGCGGAGCTGAGCGATGTTTTGAAGGCTTTTCCTGCAAGCGAAGTGATTCTGGTTACTGATGGCTATTCAGATGAGGCTGTTTTACCCCTAATAGAGTCCAGGGTGCCTGTTTCCTCTGTTAGAAGGGTTGTTGTGAAGCACAGTGAATCCATCGAGGAAACGGCGGCTCTATTCACGAGATACCTCAAAATGATTCTGGAGAACCCCCGCTACTCCCGCATAGCGCTTGGGCTTCCAGGCATGCTTTTCCTAATTTTGGGCATACTTGCCATTTTTGGCTTGGTTCACTATTATTTGATGGCTTTTGTGATTGTTCTTGGAGCTTACATGTTTGTAAAGGGTTTTGGTGTTGATAAGCTGGTGAGGAGACTTTATGTTTGGGTGAAAGAGTACTCGCCTCCGCCTCTACCCGTGCAGATTTCAGCCTTCTCCACCCTTGCAGGTCTTCTATGCATGGGGATAGGCGTATATCTAGGCTTGGATGCTGTAACTGGTTCAGGTTTGGATTTTTCTAACTGGTTAGGTGTTTTACCCCAAGCCACGGGCATTTTTATCATGAACTCTAAGGATCTCATGGTTATAGGCGTGTGTTTGGCTTTAACTGGGAGGGCTATACGCTGGTACTTTGAGAGGGATGCCCGTCTTCTGCGTAACGCTGCCCTCATAGTTCTGATTGGATGGAGTAGGCAAATTCTTGAAGCCGCCTCGGGCATCCTAATTAACCCAAAAGTTGGCTATGAAGTGCTGATTTTCTCCATTGTGATCGGCATCTTGATAAGCATAGCCTCAATCCTTGTAATCCTCGTAATCCACAGGTCAGCCAGAGGATTCTTCAAGAAAACAGCAGCGGGGGAGCAAAAGGAGTTTGAGGAAAGCTAGAATCGCAGTGATAGGCGGAACAGGCTTCGAGAAGCTGTTCGCAAGCTTGGAAAAAATTGTGGCTGGAACGCCGTATGGCATCCCCCCACCAATATTCATGGGAGAGATAAACGACAAGAACGTTGTCTTCCTCCCAAGACACGGTCCAGAACACACGGTGCCACCTCACAAGGTAAACTATAGAGCCAACATCTATGCGCTGCACCAGCTTGGAGTTGAAAGGATTCTGGCGGTAAATGCCGTCGGCGCCATAAACAGGGATTTCAAGCCCGGCGATATTGTTGTCCCCCACGACTTCGCCGACTTCACAAAACAGAGACCCATGACCTTTTACGATGGACCGCCTGTCACCCACGTTGACTTGTCCCAGCCATACTGTCCAGAATTGCGTGAAAAGTTAATCCATTGTGCTGAAGGGCTTGGTTTGAAGGTGTGGAATCGCGCTGTGCTTGTTTGCACTGAGGGACCCCGTTTTGAAACTCCGGCGGAGATTGAAATGTTTAGGAGGCTTGGCTTCGACATTGTTGGCATGACGGGGGTTCCGGAGGCGGTTTTGGCCAGAGAGTTAGAAATCTGTTATGCAGCGGTCTGTTTTGTCTCGAACATGGCTGCCGGCATGCAGGAGCACCTAACGCCTAAGGAGGTTTATGAAGTGTCCATGAAGGTTCAGCCGAAGATTGAGCAACTTTTAATTGAAACCATTAAGGCTTTACCAGCGGAGCGCGAAGGCAAATGCCCATGCGCAAAAGCCTTGAAGAATGCGAGGATTAAGTGATGCTTAAGACGCTTCTCTCGGTTATAGGCGCCTACAAACTTTACGAGAAGTGGTTATGGCACCAGGTGAAAAACCACGAGAAGCCGGAGCACATAGCGATAATTTTGGATGGAAACAGAAGATGGGCTTCGGAGAAGGATCTCCCACCATGGCTCGGCCACAAGGAAGGCGCCGAGAAGGTCGAACAACTCCTAGATTGGTGCCTGAAACTCAACGTCAAATCCATAACACTTTACGCCTTTTCGACGGAAAACTTCCGCCGCCCAAAAAGGGAAGTTGAGGAAATAATGAGGCTTGCCGCCGAAAAGCTCCAGAAGATTTTGAGGGATGAGAGAATCCACAAAAACAGGGTGCGCGTAAAAGTGATCGGCAGGAAGCACTTGCTCCCCGAAGACCTCCAGAAACTCATTGATGAAGTGGAACAAGCCACCCAAAACTATGACAAGCACTTTTTAAACATCGCCTTCGCCTATGGCGGAAGAGCTGAAATAGTGGACGCAGCGAGGAAAATCGCTGAAAAAGTGCAAAGGGAAGGGTTGAAGCCAGAAGATGTCGACGAAGAACTCTTTGAGAGGTTCCTGTACACGTCGCACCTGCCAAAACAGGACCCGGACTTGATTATCAGGACCTCGGGCGAGGAGCGATTAAGCGGCTTCCTCCTTTGGCAGTCAGCCTACAGCGAACTCTGCTTCCTAGATGTATATTGGCCAGATTTCCGTTTCATTGACTTGCTGAGGGCTGTGCGCACATTCCAAAAGCGTAAGAGGCGATTTGGCGCCTAGCCATTTCAGGCTCTTTTCTTGGCGCTAACTATTGAGATCACGTCCCTATCCTTAAGGATGTAGTCTTCGCCAACCCTTTTGCGTTCTCTAGCCTCAACAGCATAGATGAAGCTTTCGCCGAGCTCAGTATGGATTAGGTAGGCGAGTTCTCGGGCTGTTGTTCCATGGGGCACCAGATAGGCGTCCGGCAGAACCCGCCCATGATGGTCGGACATGTGCTCCAAATCCTCCACGGGATAAACCACAATCATGTTCAGGAGCTTGAAGTAGGCCATGTTTATTGCATCCTGAACCCCTGTAGAGCCATATTTGAGCAGAATCTTTTCTCTTATGGTTTCCAGCGCTTTAAGCTGGCTTTCAGTAAGCTTTTCGGGATGGTTTATTTTGAAGTTGCAGTCTCCAGGCCTATAGTCTATAAATTTTTTCTCGGCGGCTCTTCGAAGGGCAAGTTCCGCCTCGGCGCAGCATGGCACCACAATGTAATTTAGCTTCTTGAGCCTTTCAAGGTTTTCCTCGGCCGGAGGCACATCAATCTTGTTTGCAGCTATAAGCATGGGCTTGGCAATACGCCTTAACGTGTCGATAAAACGGAGGAAATCCTCCTCACTCCAAGATGTGGGCTTTTCAGCGTTTAGCCCCGTCCGCCTTATAGCCTCAAAAATGTGGACTCTTCTGATGGCTAGGCCGCTGAGCCTCTCCTCGAGAATCGATAGGAGATCTTTGGCTTCAGATTCAGCGGTCCTAGCGATCTTAGGCCAGTCCCTCTTTAGGATGCTGGCCATCCACATGGTTAACTCCCGCTCTAGAAACTTCACATCCTCCACCGGGTCGTGCTCGCCGGGCTTGCATATTCTCCCCTCAGAATCCGTTCCGCCAGAGGCATCTACAACATGGATGAGCACATCAGCCTTTCTAATCTCGTCTAAAAACTGGTTGCCCAGACCTCTGCCCTGCCAGGCGTCTGGCACGAGCCCCGCGCAGTCTATAAACTCCACGGGGATAAGCCTAACACCGTCGAGGCATAGGGAGTTCACAGGGTTATCTTGGACTCCAAACTCCCTACAGACACAAGGCGTTCTCACATAGCCAACTCCACGGTTAGGCTTAATGGTTGTGAAGGGATAATTCGCTATCTCAGCGGGAGCCAGCGTCGCAGCACTGAAAAACGTGGATTTTCCAACGTTGGGCTTCCCAACTATCCCAAGGAGCCTGGAATATGGCATTAAACCACACGCTTCATTTCAAAATGGTCATTGAACATTATATGAGTTATGCTGCTGAAGAGAACGTGAACAGCGCCTTACGAGAGATACAAAAATCGCAGCCAGAATCAAGCTTATGCCAATGTAAAGGATAAAGGTCTTGACAACAACGATCCAAGCGCACTTCAACGCCTCATCAGCCTTATCAAGGGCCTTGAAGGCTTCGTTTAGGGCTGTTTTTGAGCCTGTCTCCCAAGAATCCACAGCCCTTTGAATGCAAATCTTGCTCTCCAAAACTTTCAATTCAACCGCTTCAACCTCCGATGGGAATAAAATCTTGCCGCCTAAAATTTTTCCAAGCAAAACTCCAAGCTCCACCGGCTTTATTCTCTGAACAGCTTGGGAAATCGCCTCAACAAATTGACCATCAGGAAATCCGCCCACAGACATTGGCGACAATCGAACTGATTGTTTATCCTTGGGCTTCTTGCCGGCCGTCTGGTTGAAAAGGTAGTTGGCGTATGGTATTTCGGGTATACTCTGAATAGAGCTTAAATGCCTATGATCTATTTGACCGAACATGCGCCAAGCCGCATCAACGGGTATCCACCCATAATCTTCAAGGTAGTATTCAGCCCACATGTGCCCATCCTCCACTACGCCGCTATCGTGGTGAAAGGCGAAACCGGCTTGGATGCGGGCAGGTATCCCAGCAGCCCTGCACAAGGCCACGAAGAGGTATGAGTACTCGGAGCAGTCGCCTACGCCGTTCTCCAGCGCCCAGAGGGCGCCTTTCTCCTCCTTCTGAACCTCATACTTCAGATGTTCAACCACAAAATTGTAGATCAACAGGGCTTTCACATGGGAGTTTGCTTCTCCACCGACTATTTCACGGGCAGCATTAACAATTTTGGGATTATCTGACTCGATGAGTTGCTCCGGCTGGGTGTATCGCTTATACAACTCGGATTCTACATTGTACTCCACAAGCCTACTAGCATTTATCGTGTACTTGACGCTGAAGGATAGAATGAGATATGTCAGCTCCACGTTGAAGGCGGCTTCCGGATTTATTGTTATGTCGCTCCAGTACAGGTAAATGTTTCCGGAATCATAATTCAGAAGGGTTGGACCATGAAACATGCCGCCACTCGCTGAAACACTGCGGAGCACGGCATAGTGACGACCCGTCTGGTTTTTAACAAGCGGAACTATCAGTTTACCACCCCTTATTGGAGTTTGCCAAGGATTTGTTATCTGAATTGTATGCTTGAGTTCTCCAACAAAGACACCTTCAACCTCATACTTCAGAAAATCATTGGAGCTTGAAAAGACTAATTGAAGGATTAAGCATGCAACGGCTAAAGCCACCGCAACGGCTAGGAGTTGACTTTTCATACGCTCCCTCTAGACAAGTTTGATGGAATAATATAAAAGCATCTAAGCCATAAAGAAGGTTAAACTTGTGGAACATGGTGGTGATGGCAACGTCTACTATTGACATTTCCAAGGAAAAGCTTATTGAAATGTATAGGATGATGGTTAAAATCCGCCTCTTCGAGGATAAGGTTTTCGAGTTATACGCCCAGAATCTTGTTCCCGGAACAATACACCTCTACACTGGGCAAGAGGCTGTTGCAGTCGGCGTTTGCAGCGCCTTGAGGAAAGATGACTACATAACAAGCACCCATAGGGGGCACGGCCACTGCATAGCAAAGGGTGCAGACGTTAAACGGGTTATGGCTGAAATCTTGGGGAAGAAAACTGGCTACTGCAAGGGTAAGGGCGGATCCATGCACATTGCCGACTTCAGCATAGGCATGCTCGGCGCAACAGCCGTTGTAGGCGCAGGTATACCCATAGCCGCCGGAGCCGGCTTATCCATAAAGCTTCGGGGAACAGATCAGGTTGTGGCATGTTTCTTCGGCGACGGAGCCTCAAATCAGGGGACATTCCACGAGGGCATCAACATGGCGGCTATATGGAGCCTTCCAGTCATATTTGTCTGCGAGAATAACCTGTACGCCATGGGAACCCGTGTTTCAATGGTTATGCTGATAGAAAACATCGCCGACAGAGCCGCCGCCTATGGGATTCCAGGGGTTGTTGTTGATGGAAATGATGTCCTAGCCGTTTATGAAGCCACACTTAGGGCGGCGGAGAGGGCGAGGAGGGGTGAAGGGCCAACCCTCATCGAATGTAAGACTTATAGGCATAGGGGGCACTCCCGTGTGGACCCAGCCAAATACAGGCCTAAAGAAGAGGTTGAGGCTTGGCTTGCCAGAGACCCTATAAAACGGTTCAGGGAGAAACTTTTGGGGTTGAATGTTTTAACAGAAGCGGAAATCCAGCAGATTGACAGGGAGGTGGCTGCTGAAATCGATGAAGCTGTTCGATATGCCATGGAGAGCCCCTACCCCGCACCAGAGGAAGCCTTGGAAGACGTTTACGCATGAAGGGGCGAGACAGCCATGAGAAGGATAACCTATCGGGAAGCGTTGCGTGAAGCCTTAAGAGAGGAAATGCGAAGGGACCCCACTGTTTTCCTTTTAGGCGAGGACATTGGCAGATACTGGGGTGGAGCCTTCAAGGTGACGGAGGGCTTAGCTGAAGAGTTCGGCGACGAGCGGGTTCGAGACACACCGATATCCGAGTCCGCCATAATTGGCGTGGCTGTGGGCGCAGCCATAACTGGAATGCGGCCCGTAGCCGAGATAATGTTTGGAGATTTAACCGCCCTAGCCATGGATCAGATAGCCAACCAAGCGGCGAAGCTTCGATATATGTTTGGCGGACAGGCAAAGGTGCCTCTTGTGATTAGGACTCCCTTCGGCGGTGGCGTGAACATTGCGGCACATCATTCACAATGCCTAGAAGCTTGGTTTATGCATGTTCCAGGATTGTATGTGGCTGTTCCATCAACGCCCTACGATGCGAAGGGCTTGCTGAAAAGCGCCATCCGTGGAAACAACCCGGTAATCTTCTGCGAACACAAATTGCTCTACCCCATTGAGGGAGAAGTTCCGGAGGAGGATTATACGATACCCTTCGGCGTGGCTGACATTAAAAGGGAGGGGGAAGACGTCACTGTTGTGGCAACCCTTTACATGGTTCACAAGGCACTGAAGGCTGCTGAAATCCTAGCCAGAGAGGGAATAAGCGTTGAAGTGGTTGACCCGAGAACTCTAACGCCCTTAGACAAGAAGACGATAATAAACTCGGTTAAGAAAACGGGTAGGCTTGTCGTCGTCAGCGAGGACTGCAAAACAGCAGGGGTAACTGCTGAAATAGCCGCCATTGTGGCTGAGGAAGCCATAGACTATCTGGATGCGCCTATTAAACGGGTTGCTGAGCCTGACACGCCCATACCCTTCAGTCCACCGTTAGAACAGTACGTGATTCCAGACGAGAAGGCGATAATCAGGGCTGTTAAGGAGATAGTTTAAATGGTTACGAAGGTTGTTATGCCTAAACTCAGCTTGACAATGAGGACTGGCAGCATTGGCAGATGGTATAAACGGGAAGGCGAAACCGTTGAAAAAGGTGAGCCAATAGTTGAGATTATTTCGGAGAAAGCCACCTATGACCTGGAGGCGCCCGCCTCAGGCATACTGCGAAAAATCCTCGTAAAAGAGGGAGAAGAAGCCCCCGTAGACGCGGTCATAGCCATAATAACCGCCCCAGACGAGCAGATTCCAACGGAGGAACTGGCAGTAAAGGCTCCGGAGGAAGCCGCCGAAATTAGAGAGCGGATTCCTGCCTCTCCAGCGGCGAAACGTTTGGCAAGGGAATATGGAATAGACTTATCCCTTGTCAAGGGCACGGGACCGGGAGGACGAATCGTCGAGGAGGATGTGAAGCGCTTTATTGAAGAGTCTAAGGGGATCATGCCCAAAGTCAAGGAGGTTATACCGTTAAGCGGTTATAAGAAAACCACGGCAGAGAGGGTTTCAGCAAGCTTTAGGACCGCCCCCCACAGCACGGTGTTTATGAGCGTTGACTTTTCAAGAGCCATAGAGCTTCATGAAAAGCTAAAGGTGTCCTATACAGCCATAATCGTGGCGGCTGTCGCCAAGGCTTTAACCGAAAATCCCATAATGAACTCGACGATGGATGGGGACAAAATCAAGGTTTTTGAGGACGTAAACGTGGGCGTGGCGGTGGCTACAGACCGCGGTCTAGTGGTTCCGGTGATCCGCAACGCTGACAAGAAGTCCCTGAAGGAAATAGACGAAATCCTAAACGATTTGGTGAAGAAAGCAAGAGAAGGTAGACTCGGAAGGGAAGAGGTTAGCGGTGGAACCTTCACAGTTTCAAACCTAGGCATGTATGATGTAGAATTCTTCACGCCTATAATCAATCCGCCTGAAGCAGCCATTCTAGGCGTTGGGAAAATCTTTGAAAAGCCAGTGATGCAGTCTGATGGGAAAGTAGCGTTCAAACAGACTGTTATGCTAAGCCTCTCTTATGATCATCGAATAGTGGACGGGGCGCCCGCAGCAGTATTCCTCCAAAAAGTGAAGTGGCACTTGGAAAACCCCAGCTTTTTGTAATTTTAGTCCTTTGGACTTTTAGCCGCAAACTCCAGTGCCTGAAGCATTCCCCAAGCAATCTCAAGAAGATTTATCATGATCATTAGGGCAAGTAGGGGTACAAATTCAACGGTGAAGGCCAAACCCTCAAGGTTTATGGTTAGGACTCCGCCGTGGGTTGCGTATGCCAAGTATACTATCAAGAAGAAGGCTCGAATGATCACTAGGATGTGCTGGTATATTGTGCCCTCGGCAAGTGCCATAGCGAAAGTGAAAAACAGTAAACCGCCAGCTAAAACCGAAAAGAGCTTGAAGTACTCCGGAAAACTCGCCAAAAGCATGGAAGTTAAAAACCACACTATAAGCCAGAAAACTGCATAGGCAGCTGTTTTAAGAAGGGCTTTGGCAACCCTTAAGCCAAGCCTTCGACGGTTTAAGCCATGTTGAAGTTCAAACTCGCTCATAACCGGATCATCCTCTCAAAAACCTCTAAATCAGCAAAAAATAGCCGGACATAGATGTCGCCAGTCATCTTTGACGGGTCAACCGCCACCTCAACAAATTCCATAAAAGATACGCCATAGGGAACATTCAAATCCATCGATGTCATGCCAACGGTTTCGCCTGCAGAATTGAATATGCCTACCGTGAGGAAACCACTTATTGAGAAAAAGGCATGATTGTTGAAGCTTATGTAAAAAGAGAGGACGTGACCTGTACTGTTATAGGTTTCACCATACACAGTTAAATTGTGGAAGGGTGCACCCCATTGGGTGGGAAAGACGCGGGCTATGCTGAAGGCGATGAGGTGAGCCACCTGGAAGCGGAGGGTCGCATTCACATTTAAATTTGCATCCTTTGTCAGGAGAGTTCGATCTTTTTGGAAGATTTCCCTGAAATTTGTTGTGAAAGTGCAGCTGGCGTTAACCATTTGTCCAGCCGGGATTTCGGGCAGGCTTGCTAACATGTCAGCGATGGCGACGTTTTCCTTCCATATCCTTATCTTTACGTTCGCCTCTGTAATGTCGTAGAAGCCCGTGTTGTTTATGTAGACGGGCATTGTTATGGATATATTTCCGTTGGAAAACGTGAAGGTGGGTTCTTGAACGCCGAGGTTTCTTCCCTCAGCCAATTTAAGCAGGGAAAGGGCAGCCGAGAATGGCAGGGTTAAAGTGATAATCCATAGGAGGATTATTATCCATCCAAGAGCCTTAATGGTTAACCGCAAGTCCTGCCCACCGCAAAGCCATGCCTAAGCTTTTTCCGCCGGCTTCTCCCCGGTTCTCACTGTCTGCGCTGCTGATTTGAATTCCTTGTAGAGCTGTATGCCCCTCATGGTTGCAATGGAGCCCGTCCAGCCCATAACTCCAAGGAACATCACCTTTATGACGGCTTCAGCTATGGGTCCAAGGATTTCCCCAAGGGCTTTTGAAAGATCTAGGCTTGTTGAAAGGCTGACGACCGAAGTGAGCATGAGGAAGGCCATGACGAAGGTGAAAATCAGCAACAGCAAGCCAACCACTATTAGAATGTAGGCCACCAGTTCCGGTCTCTCAATTTTCATTTATCAAAGCACCAACCATTTTTATGGCTCAATTCTTCTGCGAGGTTATATAAAAGCTATATGCAAACATGCGGAAACCATAAGCGTCAAAGCCTAAAACCGGGGGAGAGATGCGTGAAAGCAGCCGTTTACTATAGTCAAAGAGACATAAGGGTGGAGGAGGTTCCAACTCCGAAAATAGGGCGAGACGAAGTTCTGGTGGAGATGAGAGCATGCGGTATATGCGGCTCGGACCTAATGGACTGGTACTTGAAAAATCGGGCGCCGCTGGTTCTTGGACACGAGCCAACCGGCGTGATAGTTGAGAAGGGCGATGATGTTGAAGGCTTCGACATTGGCGACAGAGTCTTCGTCCACCATCACGTGGCATGCTTGAAATGCCACTACTGCCAGCGGGGAGACTTCACCCTTTGCGAGCAATTCCACAGGACAAATATTGTTCCGGGCGGGTTTGCGGAATACTTCAAGGTTCCAGCTCCAAACCTAAAACTGGACACGCTTAAGATTCCGGAAAATCTATCCTTCGAGGAGGCAACCCTCATAGAGCCGGTTGGATGCTGCATAAGAGCATTGAGGAAATGCGGAATCCAGAGCGGCGACACCGTGGCGATCATAGGCGCCGGGGCAACAGGCATAATTCACGTAGCCTTGTCGAAGATTTTCGGCGCCGAAAAGGTTATTGCATGCGATTTTGTTGAGCCTCGCCTTGAATATGCTGAAAGGTTCGGCGCGGACGTGGTGATCAACCCACAAAAAACAAGCCTAACCCGCGTGGTTATGGATGAAACCAGTGGCAGGGGCGTGGACTTGGCTGTTGTAACCGCGCCAAGCCTAGAAGCCTATAAGGCGGGTGTGGGCATACTCCGAAAGGGTGGAAAACTCTGCGTCTTTGCGCCTACGAGCCCCGGAGAATTTCTGGAGTTAAGCCCGAAAGAGCTCTTCTTCAATGAGTTGCAGATAATACCGTCTTATTCAACCTCGCATATCGAAACGAGGGAATCCCTAGAGTTGATTAAGACTGGAAAGTTGAGGGCTAGAGACTTGATTACACACCGCTTTCCCCTAGAAGAGGCTGCCAAAGCCTTTAAAACAGCCTTAGAGGATAAAAGAAGCCTAAAGGTTGTCGTGCTTGGTAAGGTGTAGCGGATGAAGGCTGCTATGCTTTATGGGATAAGGGACCTCCGAGTGGAGGATGTTGAGACGCCAAGGGTTGGAGCTGGCGAAGTTCTTGTTAGGGTTAGAGCCGCTACAACATGCGGCACAGACCTCAAAATTTTCCAGAGAGGCTACGTGGAGCGAGTGATAAAGCTTCCAACAGTTTTTGGCCATGAATGGGCTGGCGACGTGGTTGGAGTTGGCGAAGGCCTAGATTGGCCAAGAAAAGGCATGCGAGTTCGCGCCGGAAACAGTGCACCGTGCCTGCGGTGCTTCATGTGCCAGAAGGGCAAGTACAACCTCTGCGAGAACATGACTTGGCTTTGGGGCGCCTACGCCGAATACATAAAGGTTCCAGCCCACATGGTCCGCGTGAACATGCAGGAAATCCCATCGAATGTATCCTACGAGGAGGCAGCAATCACCGAGCCTCTGGCCTGCGTGCTCCACGGAATTGAGGAAGTTGGGGTTGGGCTGGGCGACTCGATAGCGATAATAGGCGCAGGCCCTATAGGGCTTCTTCATCTCTTGACAGCCAAGAAAGTGGGAGCTGAAAAAGTTATCATAGTGGATCTTGTGGAGGAAAGGTTAAACTTCGCTAAAAAACTCGGAGCTGATGAAACAGTAAACGCTGCAAGGGAAAATGTAGAAGAGAGAATTAAACAATTAACCAATGGATATGGAGCGGACATAGTTATCGAAGCCATAGGCAGACCGGAAACGTGGGAACAAGCCATAAAACTTGTGCGGAAAGGTGGAAAGGTCCTAGAGTTCGGCGGCTGCCCGCCCGGAACAGAGGTACGGGTCAACACGGAGCTTCTACATTATGGAGAAGTCACGGTTATGGGAACTTTCCATGCAACGCCCTTGCATTTCAGGAAAGCTCTAAACCTTATAGCTTCAAGAACCATAAACGTGGCGCCCCTAATCACGCGGAAGATGCCCCTAGAGAGGATTAAGGAAGCTTTTGAAATCCTTGCAACTTCAAAGAGTGAAATCAAGATAGCTATACAACCTTAAACATGGCTGGGCATAGGTTTTCACCAGAAAGGCTGTATGTAGTCTCTAACCCTAAATTTGACGCCCAGCCTTTTCGCAATCTCCTCTGCAGCTTGGATGTCAACTTCTGGAATCCGTACAACGGTCACCTCCACGTCCAAAAGTTTCTTGGCTTTTTCAATGA
Coding sequences:
- a CDS encoding zinc-dependent dehydrogenase gives rise to the protein MKAAVYYSQRDIRVEEVPTPKIGRDEVLVEMRACGICGSDLMDWYLKNRAPLVLGHEPTGVIVEKGDDVEGFDIGDRVFVHHHVACLKCHYCQRGDFTLCEQFHRTNIVPGGFAEYFKVPAPNLKLDTLKIPENLSFEEATLIEPVGCCIRALRKCGIQSGDTVAIIGAGATGIIHVALSKIFGAEKVIACDFVEPRLEYAERFGADVVINPQKTSLTRVVMDETSGRGVDLAVVTAPSLEAYKAGVGILRKGGKLCVFAPTSPGEFLELSPKELFFNELQIIPSYSTSHIETRESLELIKTGKLRARDLITHRFPLEEAAKAFKTALEDKRSLKVVVLGKV
- a CDS encoding dihydrolipoamide acetyltransferase family protein, with protein sequence MVTKVVMPKLSLTMRTGSIGRWYKREGETVEKGEPIVEIISEKATYDLEAPASGILRKILVKEGEEAPVDAVIAIITAPDEQIPTEELAVKAPEEAAEIRERIPASPAAKRLAREYGIDLSLVKGTGPGGRIVEEDVKRFIEESKGIMPKVKEVIPLSGYKKTTAERVSASFRTAPHSTVFMSVDFSRAIELHEKLKVSYTAIIVAAVAKALTENPIMNSTMDGDKIKVFEDVNVGVAVATDRGLVVPVIRNADKKSLKEIDEILNDLVKKAREGRLGREEVSGGTFTVSNLGMYDVEFFTPIINPPEAAILGVGKIFEKPVMQSDGKVAFKQTVMLSLSYDHRIVDGAPAAVFLQKVKWHLENPSFL
- a CDS encoding zinc-binding dehydrogenase → MKAAMLYGIRDLRVEDVETPRVGAGEVLVRVRAATTCGTDLKIFQRGYVERVIKLPTVFGHEWAGDVVGVGEGLDWPRKGMRVRAGNSAPCLRCFMCQKGKYNLCENMTWLWGAYAEYIKVPAHMVRVNMQEIPSNVSYEEAAITEPLACVLHGIEEVGVGLGDSIAIIGAGPIGLLHLLTAKKVGAEKVIIVDLVEERLNFAKKLGADETVNAARENVEERIKQLTNGYGADIVIEAIGRPETWEQAIKLVRKGGKVLEFGGCPPGTEVRVNTELLHYGEVTVMGTFHATPLHFRKALNLIASRTINVAPLITRKMPLERIKEAFEILATSKSEIKIAIQP